One Ranitomeya imitator isolate aRanImi1 chromosome 1, aRanImi1.pri, whole genome shotgun sequence DNA window includes the following coding sequences:
- the LOC138658279 gene encoding uncharacterized protein, with protein sequence MSLGLCLLIYSSVLLTAGPSITSMDFRARDGAWLTQLNEVFKDTNELGSEGSYIGLQDTIVRFKDLLRKRAKIWWNHAFLDRYLIKGLIPRGLRIQVFPSFPVEDANIRERWEDCANKCSIGFMEILKEMNSASIKEIESEIDTLQSMIKKDMSNEALNKFNKDVEAEVQKWVEEIQQVKTKKFQRDVNDKQTNKMYKWRSGSDRSRPYYRNQSRSRSRSVSHKSSILSDERPTTRRGVQDGDNGDPQPSTKMMTRQNVKRGPMNKQLDGRNHQGGLQVINLSDHVLSESQLRVLEKGLSFAPTNGFNFFTALKDLHLFSRKLILKKLHSRGGHGSEGLDCTEGEALRILEELLEEQVAPDKVFSYDDPDFLQILV encoded by the coding sequence atgagtctgggtttgtGTTTATTAATATATTCTTCTGTGCTTCTCACAGCAGGTCCCAGCATCACTAGTATGGATTTTCGGGCCCGCGATGGTGCATGGCTCACACAGCTTAATGAGGTTTTTAAGGACACTAATGAGTTGGGCTCGGAGGGGAGCTATATTGGGCTGCAGGATACGATAGTTAGGTTTAAGGACTTATTGAGAAAAAGAGCCAAAATATGGTGGAACCACGCCTTTCTGGACAGGTATTTAATAAAGGGATTAATCCCGAGAGGCCTTCGAATACAAGTGTTTCCTTCTTTTCCGGTGGAGGACGCTAATATCAGAGAGAGATGGGAGGACTGTGCCAATAAATGCTCTATAGGCTTTATGGAGATCCTCAAAGAGATGAACTCCGCCTCAATTAAGGAAATTGAGAGCGAAATAGACACCTTACAAAGTATGATTAAAAAGGATATGTCTAATGAAGCTCTCAACAAATTCAATAAGGACGTTGAGGCTGAGGTCCAGAAGTGGGTAGAGGAGATCCAACAAGTTAAAACTAAGAAATTCCAACGGGACGTTAatgacaaacaaacaaacaaaatgtaTAAATGGAGAAGCGGGAGTGATCGGTCACGTCCGTATTATAGGAACCAATCAAGGTCAAGATCTCGATCTGTCTCTCATAAATCCTCTATACTCTCGGACGAGAGACCTACAACTAGAAGGGGTGTCCAGGATGGGGACAATGGGGATCCTCAACCCAGTACGAAAATGATGACAAGACAAAATGTTAAAAGGGGCCCGATGAATAAACAGCTGGACGGGCGGAACCATCAGGGAGGGCTTCAGGTAATTAACCTGTCTGACCATGTCCTCTCTGAGAGTCAGCTGAGGGTATTAGAGAAGGGTTTGTCATTTGCACCTACTAATGGGTTTAATTTCTTTACAGCCCTAAAAGATCTACATTTATTCTCACGGAAGCTGATACTCAAaaaattacattccagaggtgGACATGGATCGGAGGGTCTGGACTGCACTGAGGGGGAGGCTCTCCGAATTTTGGAGGAATTATTGGAGGAGCAGGTTGCTCCTGATAAAG